A segment of the Panacibacter ginsenosidivorans genome:
GGACAAATAGTTATTACTGCAAAAAGCGAGCAAAGCATCCGCAAACGCAGCCTGGAAGAGATATTTGGTAAGCTTAAGAAAAGCAGGCAGGGAGATCATACCACTAAAAAGCCCGGACTAGGGGATGAAATAAGTCCCGATCATCGCCCATTCCAGTTTGGCGATATGCTGGAACAGATAGATTTTACTGAAAGCATCCGCAATGCGCAGATCAACCATGGTGTGGAAAGTTTTAGTATGCAGGAAGATGACCTGCAGATCCGTGAAACTGATTTTAAAGCGCAGACTTCCACCGTTTTAATGATCGATATCTCTCACTCCATGATATTATATGGAGAGGACAGGATTACACCGGCGAAAAAAGTCGCCATGGCATTAAGTGAATTGATCACTACAAAATATCCTAAGGATACTTTAGATATTGTTGTATTCGGTAACGATGCATGGCCCGTTGAAATAAAAGATCTTCCTTATTTACAGGTTGGTCCTTATCATACCAATACGGTGGCTGGTTTAGAACTGGCGATGGATATTCTGCGCAAAAGAAGAAACCCCAACAAGCAGATATTTATGATAACAGACGGTAAGCCAACCTGCTTAAAGATTGGTGGACGTTATTATAAAAACAGCTTTGGTCTCGACAGAAAAATTACCAACCGTTGTTTAAATCTTGCCGCGCAAT
Coding sequences within it:
- a CDS encoding vWA domain-containing protein — protein: MLGHRFIKFDPNAEGKTKFEQMLDLFMQLLTYTNGDVSEALQWMNELDKKYQLTDDEYGMGDFIDDLKKEGYIKDDTEKGQIVITAKSEQSIRKRSLEEIFGKLKKSRQGDHTTKKPGLGDEISPDHRPFQFGDMLEQIDFTESIRNAQINHGVESFSMQEDDLQIRETDFKAQTSTVLMIDISHSMILYGEDRITPAKKVAMALSELITTKYPKDTLDIVVFGNDAWPVEIKDLPYLQVGPYHTNTVAGLELAMDILRKRRNPNKQIFMITDGKPTCLKIGGRYYKNSFGLDRKITNRCLNLAAQCKKLKIPITTFMIASDPYLQRFVNEFTETNNGKAFFASLDRLGAFIFKDFESGKRKTVY